A section of the Trichomycterus rosablanca isolate fTriRos1 chromosome 6, fTriRos1.hap1, whole genome shotgun sequence genome encodes:
- the kank4 gene encoding KN motif and ankyrin repeat domain-containing protein 4, which yields MMDKKSANGLSSKVPESGGQRKQLPYSVETPYGFHLDLDFLKYVDDIEKGNTIKRVHIQRKNRGPKYSTLPRNFSLPGHGARPAAKDIWSNTSTLGSKPKSRVTEVQQIFDFKASDGSANSGIQSSPASQSTVQSGTYLSSRKPMDEVQILLAQNPPQEQQVLDVRPSLFRASSMPVNVPRRKGSDSNIEQSSLSQNGSTEKLFRPADGSDRRGSIPQDRASLHQQITAALKRVRELEEQVRTIPELKSQICSLREANEKLLQKIQEHSQETRLPETEPGEEPQSQSQESEESTEMLAADKQQKASYFSKDTVGGDQTPEQQVAEAKNLERTDHAVSVQKTVSGIISVPVILIEKAESPDSDESEKMLEESDHEATEPEKPSEPELKTSTSLEDKASELPESLPATDQPEDMSEFTESQEKTGKTDETEGLDQNRITIEELQIQVASLEERLNQASCELERTNALLLVQLEINRQKEVTIQDLSEKITEPSAETETESFTERVITCDASVNTDSKSVSEKEVLTDLELQPVDSPSEIVQTCCGTQTNVVETRETEVLAQVTMAEKFVSVEVSTFDKAVETDVPDESSGNEFKDSSEASETKNTVEEVDIEDGQDEEDGEEICKKVVIERDVAEEYVIVEKTEDYIFGSVLDEPTEITIKPSAKRTEPSEDKAVETSVPKTPQKDAPTGGASSHQDQKQLQGQDNQTQPQRLAEAPASPAAIGQVVTRIQGLLNEQWASLGSGSQEPKGESSQKQPVSKISTIQSHLRGSLSALSAFYSPVQKGGAAKQSGLKSIMKKNDCPDKQGKSGTKKNLKFVDVNGGYESTSSEESSGEENEDEGKVEEEKEEEKEEEKEEEEKVDSLEPEVQGEKSSVAQNEEEKAATTGEEVGEAQAGGSESFLELKDLQASGDQDEEQPDSDLVDKNFMAACLYLKDRMAEVSSPNKEMRQVLMVLYQEWFRVSSQKESQADTVTLYLREVGNQTPTLLRYIVNLADGNGNMALHYSVSHSNFHVVKLLLDTGLCEVNHQNKAGYTAIMLAALTAAEGPEDMEVAQQLLSMGNINARAGQSGQTALMLAVSHGRTSIVQVLLDCKAGMNIQDQDGSTALMIASEHGHTDIVKLLLDRPACDTNLTDNNGLTALCVAIKKSHSEIVDLLRAHAENADPSLASLL from the exons ATGATGGACAAGAAAAGTG caaATGGCCTTTCCTCCAAGGTGCCTGAAAGTGGGGGACAGAGAAAACAGTTACCGTATTCTGTAGAGACGCCCTATGGCTTTCATCTGGATCTAGACTTCCTTAAATATGTCGATGACATCGAGAAGGGTAACACCATCAAGAGGGTCCACATACAAAGGAAGAACAGGGGTCCAAAATACAGCACACTGCCACGCAACTTTAGCCTCCCCGGACACGGCGCGAGACCTGCTGCCAAAGACATATGGTCCAACACTTCCACCCTGGGGTCTAAGCCAAAGTCCCGTGTTACTGAGGTTCAGCAAATTTTCGATTTTAAGGCCAGTGATGGCAGCGCTAACAGCGGCATCCAAAGCTCTCCTGCGTCTCAGTCAACGGTACAAAGCGGCACCTACCTGTCTTCCCGAAAACCCATGGATGAGGTCCAGATTCTCCTCGCCCAGAATCCTCCACAAGAGCAACAGGTCCTCGACGTGAGGCCGAGTCTGTTCCGGGCTTCCAGCATGCCCGTTAACGTGCCGCGCAGGAAAGGCTCCGACTCGAACATCGAGCAGAGCTCGCTTTCGCAGAACGGCTCAACCGAGAAACTGTTTCGCCCAGCGGACGGTAGCGACCGGAGAGGGAGTATTCCTCAGGACAGGGCCAGCCTGCACCAACAGATAACGGCGGCGCTGAAGCGGGTGCGAGAGCTGGAGGAGCAGGTCAGGACCATCCCTGAACTGAAATCTCAGATCTGTTCTTTAAGAGAAGCAAATGAAAAACTGCTGCAGAAGATTCAAGAACATTCTCAGGAAACGAGGCTCCCAGAGACCGAGCCGGGCGAAGAACCGCAATCTCAATCCCAGGAATCGGAAGAAAGTACTGAAATGCTTGCGGCAGATAAGCAACAGAAGGCTTCATATTTTTCCAAAGATACTGTCGGCGGTGATCAAACGCCAGAACAGCAGGTAGCAGAAGCCAAGAATCTTGAGAGAACAGATCATGCAGTTTCAGTACAAAAAACAGTTTCAGGTATAATCTCGGTTCCAGTGATACTTATCGAAAAAGCTGAGAGTCCAGATTCAGACGAATCCGAGAAGATGTTGGAGGAATCTGACCACGAGGCTACAGAACCCGAGAAACCATCTGAACCAGAGTTAAAAACATCAACTTCCTTAGAAGATAAAGCGTCCGAGCTTCCAGAAAGCCTTCCAGCAACAGATCAGCCCGAAGACATGTCTGAATTCACAGAATCTCAAGAGAAGACCGGGAAAACAGATGAAACTGAAGGATTAGATCAAAACCGTATCACAATCGAGGAACTGCAAATACAAGTGGCGTCCTTGGAGGAGAGGTTGAACCAGGCCAGCTGTGAGCTTGAGAGGACAAATGCTTTATTACTCGTACAGCTGGAAATTAATAGACAGAAGGAGGTAACAATTCAGGATCTGAGCGAGAAAATAACAGAACCTTCCGCAGAGACCGAGACAGAGTCTTTTACAGAACGTGTTATCACCTGTGACGCCTCGGTCAATACAGACAGCAAAAGCGTCTCGGAAAAAGAGGTCCTGACGGATCTTGAGCTTCAACCTGTCGACAGTCCGTCGGAAATAGTGCAAACGTGCTGCGGTACTCAAACAAATGTAGTGGAAACGCGAGAGACCGAGGTGTTAGCGCAGGTGACGATGGCTGAGAAGTTTGTGAGCGTTGAGGTCAGTACATTTGACAAGGCAGTTGAGACCGACGTCCCAGATGAATCGAGTGGTAATGAGTTCAAAGATAGTTCAGAGGCTAGCGAGACCAAAAACACAGTAGAGGAAGTGGATATTGAAGACGGGCAAGACGAAGAGGATGGAGAAGAGATCTGTAAAAAAGTGGTCATCGAGAGAGACGTGGCTGAAGAGTACGTCATAGTAGAAAAGACTGAAGATTATATTTTTGGAAGTGTATTAGACGAGCCTACAGAGATTACGATCAAACCTTCTGCAAAGCGAACTGAACCGTCcgaggataaagcagttgaaacGTCGGTACCCAAGACCCCCCAAAAAGATGCACCAACTGGCGGCGCATCATCACATCAAGACCAAAAGCAACTCCAAGGACAAGACAATCAGACTCAACCCCAGAGGCTCGCCGAAGCCCCTGCGTCTCCTGCAGCCATAGGCCAGGTTGTAACTCGTATCCAGGGTCTTCTCAACGAGCAGTGGGCCAGTCTGGGGAGTGGAAGCCAGGAACCGAAAGGAGAGAGCTCACAGAAACAGCCGGTCTCGAAGATCAGTACGATACAGAGTCACCTCAGAGGTTCTCTCAGCGCCCTTTCGGCCTTCTACTCTCCTGTACAAAAAGGAGGCGCAGCCAAACAGTCAG GCCTCAAATCCATCATGAAGAAGAACGACTGTCCTGACAAGCAGGGGAAGAGTGGaactaaaaaaaacctgaagtTTGTCGATGTAAATGGAGG CTATGAGTCCACCTCCAGTGAGGAGTCCAGTGGGGAGGAGAATGAGGACGAAGGAAAGGtagaggaggagaaggaggaggagaaggaggaggagaaggaggaggaggagaaggtgGATAGCTTGGAGCCAGAGGTGCAGGGAGAGAAAAGCAGTGTGGCTCAAAATGAGGAGGAGAAAGCTGCTACTACTGGGGAGGAAGTTGGAGAGGCTCAGGCAGGAGGGTCTGAAAGCTTTTTGGAGCTTAAAGATCTTCAGGCCAGTGGTGATCAAGATGAGGAGCAGCCAGACAG CGATCTTGTTGATAAAAACTTCATGGCCGCGTGTCTGTACCTGAAGGACAGAATGGCAGAAGTGTCTTCCCCAAACAAAGAGATG AGGCAGGTTCTGATGGTTCTCTATCAGGAGTGGTTCCGTGTGTCCAGTCAGAAAGAATCCCAAGCAGATACGGTCACCCTGTACCTCAGAGAagttgggaatcaaaccccgACTCTGCTGCGCTATATTGTTAACCTGGCTGATGGGAATGGAAACATGGCTCTACACTACAGTGTTTCCCATTCTAACTTCCACGTAGTCAAACTGCTCCTGGATACGG GTTTGTGTGAGGTGAATCATCAGAACAAAGCTGGCTACACCGCCATCATGTTGGCAGCTTTGACGGCAGCGGAAGGGCCGGAGGATATGGAGGTCGCTCAGCAGTTACTAAGCATGGGCAACATCAACGCTCGGGCAGGCCAG tcTGGTCAGACTGCACTGATGCTGGCAGTCAGTCACGGCCGCACATCGATAGTGCAGGTTCTTCTCGACTGTAAGGCCGGTATGAACATACAGGACCAGGACGGTTCTACGGCTCTGATGATCGCCAGCGAGCATGGACACACCGATATAGTCAAACTACTGCTGGATCGACCTGCATGTGACACTAATCTCACTGATAAC AATGGACTCACTGCCCTGTGTGTGGCCATCAAGAAATCACACTCCGAGATCGTCGACCTCCTGAGGGCTCACGCTGAAAACGCTGATCCATCGCTCGCAAGTCTTCTCTGA